Genomic DNA from Paenibacillus sp. KS-LC4:
CCAAAGAGAAGACTAGGCTTGCGAAAAGCAGTCTTGAGGATATGCAGCTCCTCATTACGATCAGCAGGCGAATGTCGCATCTGCTTGGCGATCTTCTCGATATTGCTAGGCTTCAGGAACAACGCATTGTTTTGCAGCGGGAGCCCTTGAGCATTCAGGCTATCGCACCAGGTGTTATCGCGATGCTGCAATTCATGAAGGAGCACAAGCCAATTGACCTGTACATGAATATATCCGAATCGCTACCCTTCGTTATGGCTGATGAGAAAAGGCTCGTTCAAATTTTATATAACCTGCTGCATAATGCCCTCAAGTATACCGAGGAAGGAAGCATTGTCATCTCAGCCGAAGTGAGGGACAAGCAAGCGATTATTCATATTTCCGATACAGGACTCGGTATAGATAAAGAAATGCAGGAGAAGATTTTTCTCCCTTATGAGCAAGGCTCTTTTGGAACAAGCAACGGCCAAGGGATTGGGCTGGGCTTAAGCATTTGTAAGCAGCTTGTCGAGCTGCACGGCGGAGCATTGACGGTTCGCTCTGAATTGGGCAAAGGCTCTGTATTCAGCTTTAATCTGCCGTTGGCAGATGAGGCTAAGCTTTCGCTAGCTCAGCTCCCAAAAACTACTGGACAGTCATCAGCAAGCATGGAGGAGACGCCCGCCGGCCTCCTGCTGCCCCATCATTTCCCAGGGGAAATAGAGGCTGCTGCCACACTCGCGCCGCTGCTGAAGGAAGAGTTCGCCCATATTCTTGCCGTTGACGACGATCCAATCAATCTGAATGTTCTCGCGAGCATTCTTTCGACCGAACCGTATACCATGACAACCGCCCGTTCCGGACGTGAAGCACTGGAATTGCTTGGGACAAGGCAGTGGGATTTGCTTATCGCTGACGTCATGATGCCACAAATGTCTGGCTACGAATTAACGCAGAAAGTAAGAGAGACGTATTCCATGTCGGAGCTGCCCGTATTGCTTCTAACCGCACGCAGCCAGCAAGCCGATATTTACACCGGATTTTCGGCGGGAGCAAGCGACTACGTGACGAAGCCCGTAGATGCCTTAGAGTTAAAATATCGGATCAGAGCTTTGATCGCACTGAAGCAATCCATTAATGAGCGTCTTCGTATGGAGGCCGCCTATTTGCAAGCGCAAATTCAGCCCCATTTCCTATTCAACACCCTTAATTCATTAATGGCATTAAGTGAAATGGATACGGAAAGCATGCGCAAGCTGGGTCAGGCTTTCTCGTCCTTTTTACGAATTAGCTTTGATTATCTCAATACAGGAGAATTGGTAGAGCTTTCTCATGAGCTCGCGCTCGTCGAAGCCTATCTATATATTGAAAAAACGCGATTCGGGAATCGACTGTCGATTGAATGGGAGGTGGAGCCTGACATTCGCCTGCTGCTGCCCCCGCTCTCTATTCAGCCGCTGATCGAAAATGCCGTTAAGCATGGCCTGCTCAGCCGCAACGAGGGAGGTACGATTCAGCTTTCCATCACTCGCCGGGAGGGCTTTACCCTTATTGAAGTAAAAGATAACGGCAAGGGGATGGATCAGGAGAAGGTGGCTCAATTGCAAAATGCTGCTTTGAGTGCAAAGGCTGGCATTGGCATCCCTAATACGAATCGACGATTGCAGCAGCTATACGGTCAGGGCTTGTCCATTGTGAGCAGCATGAATGAAGGAACAACGGTTTCGTTTGTTATACCGGATTGAAAGGGTTGAACATACGTCAAGCTTCCTTTTAGCTCCCACCCGGACACCTAGGCTCACTTATTCACATCATTACTCGAATTGAAACTAATAATGTTCAAAAAAAACAAACAAACAGGACAAGGGGAATACACCATGCAAATAACCAAAACGAATGCCATGCGAATGCTCGATGCCGACCATATTGCTTATGAGGTGCATACCTATGATAATGAGGATGGGAAAATACATGGTAGCGCGGTAGCTGATAAAATTGGAAAAGCTCCGGAAAGTGTGTTCAAAACGCTGGTCACGCACAGCGGAAACAGCCTCTATATTTTTGTCATTCCCGTTGGGGCTGAGCTGGATATGAAGAAAGCGGCCAAAGCGGCCGGAGAGAAGAAGCTTGAGATGCTGCCAGTGAAGGATTTGCAAAAGTGGACGGGCTACATACGAGGCGGCTGTTCTCCAATTGGCATGAAAAAACGCTATTCTACCTTTATTGATACCAGCGCGGAATTACAGGAGACAATCGTCGTCAGCGCTGGGAAGATTGGCCTGCAGTTGGAGCTTTCCCCTGCACTGCTGGCTGCTGCTGTCGCAGCATCATTTACAGAGGCTATTAAATAAGCAGCTTGGGGCTGCTAATCAAATTAGCAGCCCCTAAACAACTGTAAAAAGGTACTTTTAACCGTTACGCCGGGAAGCCGCCCCCTGGTGGCGGCCATGCACCGTAAAAGCGCCGCAGCAGCACAATTTCGCCCAGATGGTACGAGTTGTGGGATGCAATATTGCGCAGCAGGCCCGCCTTTGTCTCACCCGGAAAATAAAGCAGCGGCTCATCCAGCTGTGCGGTTTCGGCCAAAGCTACCGCTTCATCGACTCCAGCCAGAAAGGCCTGAATATCCGCCTGCCAAGATACCTCATCTTGCGGGGCGGTCTCTTCAGGCCAGCTCTCCATAACGTTTGCGGGAAGCTGCGGCTTTCGTCCTTCCAAATGCTCCAGCATAAAATGCTGCCAGTAATGCATATGCTTCAGCAGCTGGTAGATGCTGTAAGGCATATTTGGATGCACGCGCCCGGCTAACTCGGCATTAATGTCAGGTAGAGCACGGGCAATACGAATATGACCTCGTTCCCCTACCAGCGATTTGACAAGGGCTTGACCAAATAAATGATTTGCATTGGACATGTAACGTCATCCTCTCTTGTAGACCCTTTTGCCACAGGCACGAATGATCTGTATTAGATTGTACCTCTTCGTGAAAAGCGATGTCCAGTTTGCTCTCCCGTGCTAATAACCAGCTAACTCTGATTCTCCTGACACGTTCGACTAAAGCTAGTGCTGAGGAGCTTCTAGCCATACGTCTTTCTGAAAATAAAACGGCGACAGCTCCCGAGCCTAGTATCGGGAGCCGTCGCCGTATTTTTATTTCGCTGATTTTCAGCTGGTTTTTATTGCTTATTCTACGAATGCTGCCAAAATCGTTGCGACTTCAGCTCGGGTAATGCTGCCCTGTGGCTTGAGCGTACCATCGTCGTAGCCATTCAGTACATTTGCTGTGGACAAGGCAGCTATCGCCTCCTTCGCCCACTCTGAAATCGCGGCATCATCAGTGAATACAAGCTCATTACTAGCCCCACTGAGCGCAAGCTTTTCTTTCACAATGCGGTATACAAGCACAAAGGCTTCCTCTCGTGTAATGGCATCGCCAGGCCTGAACGTGCCAGAGGCATCGCCTGTAACAATTCCCGCTTCTCGCAAAGCATGAACCGCCTCGCTGTACCAAGCATCTGCCGATACATCGCTGAAGCTTGCCGTTGATCCAGCAGCAGCAGTAGAGTCGAGACCAAGCATGCGATAGACGACCGTCACAAATTCAGAACGGCTCATCGCGGCATTTGGCTTGAAGCTGCCGCCTGGGTAACCCTTCATTAATCCTTTTTCCGTCAGCTTTGTAATCGAAGCGCTTGCCCAATGGTTCGCTGTATCGTTAAAAGCGACAGTCGGCGGTGTGCTAGGCGCCACACTCGGCTTTGGACTTGGTGTTGCTGGCGCCGAACTTGGCTGGGTTCCTGTTGAACCCGAGCTTGGCGATGTCGGTGTTGGTGTTGGACTAGGAGTCGGAGTCGGTGTTGGCGTTGGCGTTGGTGTTCCACCACCGTTATCCTCCCCTGCGGTTACCGTCACTGTCGATATGCCGATAAATCCGCCATCTACCGTGGCAACGCTAATATTGGCTGTACCTTCTCCAACTGCCTGCACGTGGCCTGCTGCATCCACCACTGCTACGGCCGGATTACTGCTCGACCAAACAACCGATTTATTCGTCGCAGCCGTTGGCGCAACATTTGCTGTAAGCTGCGCTCCTTCTCCTGCTTTCAGTGCAAGCGCTGAAGGCGAAAGCTGCACACCGGTTACCTTCGTTCCTGAATCAGATTGTCCAGCCTTCGGTACACTTACAAGCAGGCGATCATATTCCGCTTGTGTTACAGGAATCACGGTACCGTGACGCGGCCTTGACGGCAGGTCATAATTCGTCGATAGCTTCCATTCCCCTGAATCGAGGTCTGTCGTCTCAAACGGCACATAGCCGCGGCCGCCAAATTCATCAATGAACATATACCATTTTTCCTCGGTATTGGACTTGAATATAGTTGGGCCTTCCCCTTGACCAATTTGTCCGCGCCCAATGCCCTCCTTGATCAGCTTAAAGTTGCTGTCAAAGACACTGCTGCCTGACTCCTGAAAAATAAACTTCCCATTCGGCGTTGCGCTGGTAGTGCTGCGCTCATCCTTTGTAAAACGATATACTTTGCCATCATGCCCAATCATCGTCGTATCAATAATCGAATAACCATCATTCATATACTCAACCGGCTTCGAGAACGTATAGAAATCACGTGTCTTAGCTACCATCATGCGCTGATGCGTCCCTACGCTATGACTCTCATCCTCATACATTTTCGATGCCCAAAATACGGCGTATTCTCCTGTCTTCTCGTCATAAAATGCTTCAGGAGCCCAAGTATTTCCGGCCTCTGGCGGCGATACCTCTACCATTCGCTGGTTCGACCAATTCACAAGATCCGTCGATTCCCAAACCATAATCGAGCGGCTTCCGGTCGTTTGGGAGGCACCCCAATCACCATTGCCGTAAATTTTCAAATCGGTTGCAATCAGATAAAACTTGTCGCCCTCTGGGGAACGAATAATAAACGGATCACGCAAACCTTTTTCGCCCAAGTTTGAAGTGATTGCTGGAAGTCCGCCATTCAGCTCCTGCCAATGCAGCGCGTCATTGCCTTTGCTTAGTGCAAAATAAATTTGCTCACCGCTTGCAGAGCCTTCACCTGTAAAATAAGTGAATGCATAGCCCTTATAATCAACTGGCGCAGGCAGCGGCTTCACCGTCGCTATAAACGCCTTCGAAATAGAGGTTGTGCCATTCGAGATGATGGCTGTCAGCTTAACGGTTACAGCCTCTGCGCCATGTGCGGGACGTGTAACCTCGCCTGTTGCCGTGATAACAGCAGGCTGCTCGCTGACCCATGCAATGGACGACCCGTTCGCTCCCTTGACAGGCAGCGTCAAATTACCGCGCACATCAGCCAGGTTATGGACCAATAGAGTTTGCGCGTCCAGCAGCGCTTTTTCCATGAGGCTCGCATCCTTCTCTACGGTAACTGTGAAGCTGCGAATCACTGATTTGGAGCCATCTGTTATTGTCGCCGTTAGCGTCACGCTCTGATTGCCCGCCTCATAGGCAGGACGAGTCACGATGCCCGTGCTTGAAATGACGCTCGGCGTGCCCGAAGCCCAAGTGATTGTCGTGCCATGTCCAGCGCTTGCTGGAAGCTTCAAATTCGTGCGAACGCTATCCTTGCTCGTATTGCCGTTCAGGAAAGCGCTGTAATCCAATTGGTTCGCCGCATATTCCAGCGTAAGTCCATCTAGTGCGGCGACCTTCGCTGCTGCCTCCTGCTGAAGCACTCCAATTTGCGCTCCGCTCAAGGCGCCATTGAACAGTTTAAAATCAGCAACCATACCGCCGAAATACGGATCTGTCGAATAAAAGGATTTACCGATATAGCCGCTGATGCCGCCTGCATTCTGAATCTGAGCCATAGTCTTGCCGCCCGTTGGTGTTGCTCCTACCATAACGCCATCAATATAGAGCGTTAGCGTCTGCTCCTCTTCAGATAAAACCACCGTGACCAGCTTCCACTGATTACTCGGCAGACCAACGGTATGCTGCGCCGCAACCTCGTTGTTCCATGAATTCGTCGCAATACCCGCACGCGCATTCGCGGATGACGTATTATAGCGCGGTGTAAAATACATATATTTGGTGCTGTTCTGCCCCAATGCGAAGGCCCATTCCGCCCCAGCCTTGCCGCTCCAGTTCATCAGCATAGATACTGTCGTATCGGTCAGGCCGTCGGTCGCTCCTCTTGGCAGTTCAATATAGGAGTTGGTTGTGCCGCCTGCGAAGCTGATGACACCATCTTGCCCCGCATGAATCCACTCTGCTTTTTGCGGGTTGACCAAAGTGCCGTTAAAGCTTCCAGCCAAATCCTTCACCGTCGTACCATCCACTTGGCCCATATCATAATGGACGATCGCCTTAGGCGCTTCCGGCTGCTCGCCGCCTCCCGGTGTTTCCGGCATGTCTGCTGCAAGCGCAGCAACCTGCTCCTTCGTCAGCGCCCGATTGTAAATGCGGAAATCATCGAGCTTGCCATCGAACAAGCTGTGACTCGCATTACGAGATTTCCCGATGTAGTTCATCGTCGTCTGCAACAGCATGCGCGGCTCTACATTGTAAGTGCTGCTGCGCGATACTTCATTCCCGTCCACATACATGACTGCCTCGAAGCCATCAATGGATACCGCCACATGATGCCAAGCATTTGCCGCTGGCTTCGCCGAGCGAAGCGCATATTTATAGCCTGCGCCAAGCAGTGTCGAGTCATTGGCAAACTTCTCTGTGAATGGTGTCACGATTGCAAACTCCATGCCTCCATTATCACCTGTCGTGCTCAAATACATCGTATTGCGATTAGCAGCTCTGCCCGTGTCTGAGGCAAAGTCAAAAATCCGCTGGTTGAGCTTGTTCTGATCCGCCCTCACCCAAGTCGCAATAGTCGTCTTCTCCAAATTCAAATCGCGAACAAGATTGTCCGGCAGCTTGACATAGCCCGTTGTCCCGTTCAGCTCCACCGAGCTGCCGGAGTCGCCGATTTTATCGGTCTCGTTTAAAGTGGCTCCGCCAACGAGCTCCGCATCATGCCCTTGACCGGACATATCCTTCACAAGCGTGCCCGTTACGCTGCTGCTGTCGAACGTATAATGCACGACAGGCTGCTCCTGTTCCACTGGGCCAGATACGCCGTATTTCGCTTGCAGCGCATCATATTCCGCCCGCGTCACCGGAATGACCGTGCCATGGCGCGGCCCTGGCGGCAGTGCATATTGATCCTCAGCGAGCAGATTATCCCTGAACTGTGCTCCGTCCTCCAGATTGTTCGAGACGCGCACATGATACGGCCAGGAATCGAGGAACATATACCATTTATTTTCCCGAATATCCTTGAATACGGTTGGCCCTTCGTTATTGCCGCCATGGCCAATTCGTCCCTGGTTGCCATTTTTCGTACCGGCAATCGCCGGGAACTGATAGCCATTGGCCGCAATGCCATCCGCATCGTCAAAGACGTTTGCTGCCTTCTCGTAATACACCTTGTAGCCGATTTCCGATTTCGTAAAACGATACAGGCTATTGCCCTCCTGCACCATCGTCGTATCAATCGTCGGGAATGCTTCATCCATATACACCTTCGGCTCGGAGAAGGTATAGAAATCCCGCGTCGTCGCGTAATACATAACATTGTATTGCCCCGATGGGCGGCCGCCCGTATACTTACCATACGTATCAGCAACTTTCATCGAGGAAGCCCAGAATACGACGTATTGCCCTGTCTTCTCGTCGTAAATCGCCTCTGGCGCCCAAGTGTTGCCGCCGTTTTTAGGCGCGATATCAACCATGCGCTGCTCGCTCCAATTGACGAGATCCTCAGATTCCCAAATCATAATGGAATGGCTCCCCGTTATTTGCGCTTGATCAAAGTTCGTGCTTTCGCCCATGCGCAAATCCGTCGCCAGCAAATAAAACTTATCGCCTTCATGGGAGCGCATAATGAATGGATCGCGCAGCCCCTTCTCGCCAAGTGTCGATTGAATAATCGACTTACCGTTATTCAGCGCCCGCCACTTGAGCGGGTCCTCAGCTGTCGCAAAGGAAATTTCTTCTCCACCCTCATATTCCCCGGTAAAATAAGCAAAGAAATACGCATCATAATCAAGGCTCGGCGGAGCCTGCTTCACCGTCAGGTGGAACAGCCGCTCCACGCTTGCACTGCCTTTTTTCACCGTGGCCTTCAGTGTAACAGCAGCATCCCTGTCCGCAGGACGCAGTACTCTCCCAAGCTGTGTCACATCGCTCGCCGCCTGTGCCGAGCCTTTCACAATTGCCGGATCATTTGATTCCCACTCGATGCTTGCGCCATTGACTCCAAGCTGCGGCAACGTCAAATTGCCCTTAACCTGATCGAGATGAGGAATATTCAGAGCGTCCGCATCTGCCTGAGCGATAGCGCTTTCAGAAAACTCCTTCAATACTTTGAAGCTCAGCACTCGCTGCACGGAAAGCCCCTGATACGTCAGGTTCGCCGTTAACTGCACCAACTTATCCGCTCCTGATGCCGCTGGACGCGTCACCTTTCCATCTGCGGCGATGACCGATGTATCGCTGGAGCTCCATGCAATCGCTACGCCATTGCGTCCAGTTGCTGGCAGCGTCAGATTTTTCGTAACCGCGTCAGCGCTCACATCGCCTGAGCCAAGCATCGTCGCTGGAGCTAATGCATCCGCTGCTGCTGTCAGCACAAGCTGCTTGAGATCCGCGATGGTGCTGGTAGTTTGCGTATACAGCTCAGACGCCTGCTGCTCATTAAACGCATAATTATAGACGCGGAAATCGCCTACCAAACCGCGATAAAAATCATCACCCGCGAAAATAGACTTGCCAATATAACCAGAATAATTGGTCCCCGTCGCTATAATATCGGCAAGCTTAATGCCCCTCGCCGAGCCGGAGGCGACCTTCGCGCCGTCCACATACAGCGTTATCGTATCTGCTGCACCTGAGAATACGACCGTAACCTGCTTCCAGACTCCAGCTGCAAGCGAGGTAGTGCCCTTCCAAATCGCTTCATTGCGCCAGCCGCTTTTCGATATGCCCGCAGCCACGTAATTGCCTGTGCTGCCATGGCGCGGCGTAGCAAACAAATATTTGTTGCCGTTCTCAGCATCGTTTGTCGTTGCTCCCAATCCGAATATCCAGCGATTTGTACCATCGTTCTCCCAATTAACGAGCGAGGAAATCGTGACATCGGTTAATCCGCTAAGCAGGTCCTCACCGCCAGCGCCTTTCGGTATTTCAATATAGCCGCTGTTTGAGGAAGCATTGCCTCCGTTAAAGCCAGCAAAACCGACAGACCCATCCAACACAAGCTGGCCGTTCGATGGATTGCGGAAAATGCCGTCATATGCACCTGTTCCGCCAGCTACATTTTTTACAATCGTCTGCCCGGCGTCGGTCGCCGTCGTTTTCATATCATAGTGTAAAATCAGGCCGGGCTCGTACACCGACGCCGCTACCGACATGCCTTGATTCGAATTTACAGGTTCTTCCTCCGTCGCCCAAGCCACGCGCGGCGCAAGCCCCGTCAGCGTGCTGAGCAGCATAGCCGCAATCATCAGCATTGCTACTATTTTTCTTTGTTTCATGTTCCCCCTCCTAGATGTATGCGTTTTCATTGGTTCGTAATAATTAAATAG
This window encodes:
- a CDS encoding DinB family protein translates to MSNANHLFGQALVKSLVGERGHIRIARALPDINAELAGRVHPNMPYSIYQLLKHMHYWQHFMLEHLEGRKPQLPANVMESWPEETAPQDEVSWQADIQAFLAGVDEAVALAETAQLDEPLLYFPGETKAGLLRNIASHNSYHLGEIVLLRRFYGAWPPPGGGFPA
- a CDS encoding ATP-binding protein — translated: MTKLMNVMQAKYLTRFKYIAIMLLIFAVLVGMRWAWSVVFPLADQQPHAVGGVLDLRGINLENSPVLYLDGEWQFYAEHFLTEDQLKETTSPASHVTVPGDWGSVLPHHSNNSYGYGTYRLRILIDPLQTPVSFWFKQIQAASEIAISGKSTGGMGKLADTAYEYTPKNVSFTATYDIEGATELELIIRAANFDSPYKGGIVMPIRFGTAATIDYVRWYSIGFQMFIFFILLLHCLYACILYLFSPQEKTLLMAALLTLSVGITILVGHDNILLLWLPINYTWAIKIRLISLLWQNVFLLLLFKSFNAAPLREKWFRAHIAAIIAISVIVLCSPAHMIYALIHFNILNMINVISFAWFIYIIGTMILQKNKDNDIIFLLLSAAGILSNLLWSLAENARDVTTVFYPIDIIFAIIGFSAYWFKKYFRNAMENRALNKQLQKSDKIKDQFLANTSHELRTPLHGIMNIAYNVVTKEKTRLAKSSLEDMQLLITISRRMSHLLGDLLDIARLQEQRIVLQREPLSIQAIAPGVIAMLQFMKEHKPIDLYMNISESLPFVMADEKRLVQILYNLLHNALKYTEEGSIVISAEVRDKQAIIHISDTGLGIDKEMQEKIFLPYEQGSFGTSNGQGIGLGLSICKQLVELHGGALTVRSELGKGSVFSFNLPLADEAKLSLAQLPKTTGQSSASMEETPAGLLLPHHFPGEIEAAATLAPLLKEEFAHILAVDDDPINLNVLASILSTEPYTMTTARSGREALELLGTRQWDLLIADVMMPQMSGYELTQKVRETYSMSELPVLLLTARSQQADIYTGFSAGASDYVTKPVDALELKYRIRALIALKQSINERLRMEAAYLQAQIQPHFLFNTLNSLMALSEMDTESMRKLGQAFSSFLRISFDYLNTGELVELSHELALVEAYLYIEKTRFGNRLSIEWEVEPDIRLLLPPLSIQPLIENAVKHGLLSRNEGGTIQLSITRREGFTLIEVKDNGKGMDQEKVAQLQNAALSAKAGIGIPNTNRRLQQLYGQGLSIVSSMNEGTTVSFVIPD
- the ybaK gene encoding Cys-tRNA(Pro) deacylase; this encodes MQITKTNAMRMLDADHIAYEVHTYDNEDGKIHGSAVADKIGKAPESVFKTLVTHSGNSLYIFVIPVGAELDMKKAAKAAGEKKLEMLPVKDLQKWTGYIRGGCSPIGMKKRYSTFIDTSAELQETIVVSAGKIGLQLELSPALLAAAVAASFTEAIK
- a CDS encoding immunoglobulin-like domain-containing protein → MKQRKIVAMLMIAAMLLSTLTGLAPRVAWATEEEPVNSNQGMSVAASVYEPGLILHYDMKTTATDAGQTIVKNVAGGTGAYDGIFRNPSNGQLVLDGSVGFAGFNGGNASSNSGYIEIPKGAGGEDLLSGLTDVTISSLVNWENDGTNRWIFGLGATTNDAENGNKYLFATPRHGSTGNYVAAGISKSGWRNEAIWKGTTSLAAGVWKQVTVVFSGAADTITLYVDGAKVASGSARGIKLADIIATGTNYSGYIGKSIFAGDDFYRGLVGDFRVYNYAFNEQQASELYTQTTSTIADLKQLVLTAAADALAPATMLGSGDVSADAVTKNLTLPATGRNGVAIAWSSSDTSVIAADGKVTRPAASGADKLVQLTANLTYQGLSVQRVLSFKVLKEFSESAIAQADADALNIPHLDQVKGNLTLPQLGVNGASIEWESNDPAIVKGSAQAASDVTQLGRVLRPADRDAAVTLKATVKKGSASVERLFHLTVKQAPPSLDYDAYFFAYFTGEYEGGEEISFATAEDPLKWRALNNGKSIIQSTLGEKGLRDPFIMRSHEGDKFYLLATDLRMGESTNFDQAQITGSHSIMIWESEDLVNWSEQRMVDIAPKNGGNTWAPEAIYDEKTGQYVVFWASSMKVADTYGKYTGGRPSGQYNVMYYATTRDFYTFSEPKVYMDEAFPTIDTTMVQEGNSLYRFTKSEIGYKVYYEKAANVFDDADGIAANGYQFPAIAGTKNGNQGRIGHGGNNEGPTVFKDIRENKWYMFLDSWPYHVRVSNNLEDGAQFRDNLLAEDQYALPPGPRHGTVIPVTRAEYDALQAKYGVSGPVEQEQPVVHYTFDSSSVTGTLVKDMSGQGHDAELVGGATLNETDKIGDSGSSVELNGTTGYVKLPDNLVRDLNLEKTTIATWVRADQNKLNQRIFDFASDTGRAANRNTMYLSTTGDNGGMEFAIVTPFTEKFANDSTLLGAGYKYALRSAKPAANAWHHVAVSIDGFEAVMYVDGNEVSRSSTYNVEPRMLLQTTMNYIGKSRNASHSLFDGKLDDFRIYNRALTKEQVAALAADMPETPGGGEQPEAPKAIVHYDMGQVDGTTVKDLAGSFNGTLVNPQKAEWIHAGQDGVISFAGGTTNSYIELPRGATDGLTDTTVSMLMNWSGKAGAEWAFALGQNSTKYMYFTPRYNTSSANARAGIATNSWNNEVAAQHTVGLPSNQWKLVTVVLSEEEQTLTLYIDGVMVGATPTGGKTMAQIQNAGGISGYIGKSFYSTDPYFGGMVADFKLFNGALSGAQIGVLQQEAAAKVAALDGLTLEYAANQLDYSAFLNGNTSKDSVRTNLKLPASAGHGTTITWASGTPSVISSTGIVTRPAYEAGNQSVTLTATITDGSKSVIRSFTVTVEKDASLMEKALLDAQTLLVHNLADVRGNLTLPVKGANGSSIAWVSEQPAVITATGEVTRPAHGAEAVTVKLTAIISNGTTSISKAFIATVKPLPAPVDYKGYAFTYFTGEGSASGEQIYFALSKGNDALHWQELNGGLPAITSNLGEKGLRDPFIIRSPEGDKFYLIATDLKIYGNGDWGASQTTGSRSIMVWESTDLVNWSNQRMVEVSPPEAGNTWAPEAFYDEKTGEYAVFWASKMYEDESHSVGTHQRMMVAKTRDFYTFSKPVEYMNDGYSIIDTTMIGHDGKVYRFTKDERSTTSATPNGKFIFQESGSSVFDSNFKLIKEGIGRGQIGQGEGPTIFKSNTEEKWYMFIDEFGGRGYVPFETTDLDSGEWKLSTNYDLPSRPRHGTVIPVTQAEYDRLLVSVPKAGQSDSGTKVTGVQLSPSALALKAGEGAQLTANVAPTAATNKSVVWSSSNPAVAVVDAAGHVQAVGEGTANISVATVDGGFIGISTVTVTAGEDNGGGTPTPTPTPTPTPSPTPTPTSPSSGSTGTQPSSAPATPSPKPSVAPSTPPTVAFNDTANHWASASITKLTEKGLMKGYPGGSFKPNAAMSRSEFVTVVYRMLGLDSTAAAGSTASFSDVSADAWYSEAVHALREAGIVTGDASGTFRPGDAITREEAFVLVYRIVKEKLALSGASNELVFTDDAAISEWAKEAIAALSTANVLNGYDDGTLKPQGSITRAEVATILAAFVE